CCACGGTGTCGATCGCGCGAATGCGCTCCCTGGCAGGCTTGCACAACGGCGACCGTTTCGCCGAGGGCCGGTTGGAGCTCGATTCGGTCGACATCAACCTGCACTTTCACCTCAACCTACTCTCGACGCCGCACGGCATGGCCGCCACGCTGATCAACCTCTCTCCGGGACGCTTCCCCAAACAGATCTCGGAGTTCGACCTGCCGCGCGCCGAGGCCCGGCAGCTCAAGGTGCTTTCCCAAAGCAGACGCGGCCTGCTGCTGGTCACCGGCCCGGACACCCTGGATAAGTATCGCCTGCTGAACTTGCTGGCCCGCACGCGGGTGCGCGACAACGAGATGGCGCTGGCAGTGGGCCGTTTCCCGCTCACGCCGCCCGAGCAGTTTCTGTTGATCGGACCCGAACAGGACGAGGAGCGCAGCATCGAGTCGACGCTGCGCGCGGTGCTCGACCAGGGACCCGACCTGCTTTTGATCGACAACCTCTCCGACCAGGACAGCCTGCAGATCTGCCTGCACGCTGCGCTGTCCGGCCGCACGCTGCTCTCCTCGCTGTGCTTCCCCGATGCTGCGAGCTGCCTGGAATACCTGTCGGAGGTCGCCGAATCCAATGTGTTGTTGGGCACTGCGCTGACCGGCATAGTCTCGATCGCCAACGTTGGCACGGCTGACCCCGAGCACGACAAACCGGTTTCCGAGGCCGCTGCCAAGCGCCTGCTCGGCCTGGATTCGCTGCCCAAGGGGGCCAAGGTGCTCAAGCGCTCCAGGGCGCGGCCTTCCAGCGCGTCGGGTCGGATCGTGCTCGAGGTGCTGCAGATCGATAAACCGCTGGCCGATGCGCTCAAGGTCGGCATCTCGGGAAGGGAGCTGACAACGATGCTCGAACAGCTCAAGCACGAGGGCCTGCGCGACAAAGTGCGCGCGTTGGTGCTGGCCGGCGAAGCGCCGATCGACGAATTCGAAGTCCTCTCGGTGATCTGATCATGGCGAAGATCGACAAGTTGCTCGGTTATATGCCCACATTCAAGGCCAGCGATCTGCATCTCTCGCCCGGCGAGCCGCCGATCTACCGCGTGCACGGCGACATCCGGCGCGCCCAGGACGAGACGCTGACCTCGGCGACGATCCACGAGATGCTGATCGAAATCATGGACGATCGGCGTCGCGAAATTTTCGAGCGCACGCACGACCTGGACATGATCTACAGCATCGAACAGCTCGCTCGTTTCCGCGTCAACGTGCTGCTGCAGGAGCGCGGGGTCTCGGCGGTGTTCCGCATGATCAACAACGAGATCCTCACCGCCGAGCAGCTCAGCCTGCCGCAGGCCGTGGTCCGACTCTCGGGGCTCAAGCGCGGGTTGGTGGTGGTCACCGGTCCCACCGGCTCGGGCAAGAGCACCACGCTGGCGGCGATCATCAACGAGATCAACAGCGAGCGCCAACTGCACGTGCTGACGATCGAGGACCCGATCGAGTACGTCCATCAGAACAAGAAGTGTCTGGTCACCCA
This window of the Candidatus Alcyoniella australis genome carries:
- a CDS encoding ATPase, T2SS/T4P/T4SS family, with the translated sequence MSQNDSKKRTALGTILYESKIIKNKDIERALTEQRECGCLFGEALLKLGLVTQEDVGWGLANQMNLPFIRLTSAQVDPAAVATVPEALARKHNALPFLLLEDELTLIVADPTDRLVVEEIGETTGRRINIGIGLEDEIKRLLDQVYGTAGVHNGFDVSSELWSPEELDELLRDGSGRAFLASLLVKAEQANATSVHLVPELQGTRVRFRINGQVQDVAKLSVAWATVSIARMRSLAGLHNGDRFAEGRLELDSVDINLHFHLNLLSTPHGMAATLINLSPGRFPKQISEFDLPRAEARQLKVLSQSRRGLLLVTGPDTLDKYRLLNLLARTRVRDNEMALAVGRFPLTPPEQFLLIGPEQDEERSIESTLRAVLDQGPDLLLIDNLSDQDSLQICLHAALSGRTLLSSLCFPDAASCLEYLSEVAESNVLLGTALTGIVSIANVGTADPEHDKPVSEAAAKRLLGLDSLPKGAKVLKRSRARPSSASGRIVLEVLQIDKPLADALKVGISGRELTTMLEQLKHEGLRDKVRALVLAGEAPIDEFEVLSVI
- a CDS encoding type IV pilus twitching motility protein PilT; its protein translation is MAKIDKLLGYMPTFKASDLHLSPGEPPIYRVHGDIRRAQDETLTSATIHEMLIEIMDDRRREIFERTHDLDMIYSIEQLARFRVNVLLQERGVSAVFRMINNEILTAEQLSLPQAVVRLSGLKRGLVVVTGPTGSGKSTTLAAIINEINSERQLHVLTIEDPIEYVHQNKKCLVTQRQVEDHTLGFPQALRAALREDPDVILVGEMRDVETIRLAITAAETGHLVLGTLHTASAAKTVDRIIDVFPENDKEMIRMMLSESLKGVLAQVLLKRIDGKGRVAAFEVLLGSTALSNLIRESKTYQIASLIQTSRSQGMQLLDQSLLDLVKRKIVAPEEAYDYATDKRAFGNI